A genome region from Magnolia sinica isolate HGM2019 chromosome 8, MsV1, whole genome shotgun sequence includes the following:
- the LOC131253567 gene encoding structure-specific endonuclease subunit SLX1: MPKSDAERGEDDERGRGFFACYLLCSLSPRHKGHTYIGFTINPRRRIRQHNGEIRCGAWKTKRKRPWEMILCIYGFPSNVAALQFEWAWQHPKESLAVRKAAASFKSLGGIANKIKLAYAMLALPAWQTLNLTVNFFSTKYMKHTAGCPRLPEQMEVRVCPMDELPCYMEGRIFDDTEDDEDGDEDGHNQKTSLDDMSFDDHHLVEDQHVMDNSTCPDLLAWIEDDGLRWATDNGSSGDVKEGNSAGHSTQPSTPRSDDSPLSSEKMFCNLYPWTEKYEFRQQTEYQSSRDIEETAQETFESMEDGSTKRPLIKEGNWGHSTQPSTPRADDDNRLSSVISLLSPEVTKSSIWTVDDDHPSMISLISPSVCKIRSGNKRALDHTDIIDLTYSPKSMCDNVYIIG, from the exons ATGCCAAAATCAGATgcagagagaggagaggatgacGAGAGAGGAAGAGGATTCTTCGCCTGCTATCTTCTCTGCTCTTTGAGCCCTCGCCATAAAGGTCACACATATATTGG ATTCACCATCAATCCTCGCCGTAGGATTAGGCAGCATAATGGTGAAATAAGGTGTGGTGCATGGAAGACGAAGCGGAAGCGGCCATGGGAAATGATACTATGCATATACGGCTTTCCCTCCAATGTGGCAGCACTCCAG TTTGAATGGGCATGGCAGCACCCAAAGGAGTCCCTGGCTGTGAGAAAAGCAGCTGCAAGCTTCAAATCACTCGGCGGGATCGCCAACAAGATCAAGCTCGCCTATGCAATGCTCGCACTTCCCGCCTGGCAGAC CTTAAATCTCACCGTCAATTTCTTCTCGACAAAGTACATGAAGCATACAGCCGGCTGTCCACGCTTGCCGGAGCAGATGGAGGTCCGGGTCTGCCCCATGGACGAACTTCCTTGCTACATGGAAGGTCGGATTTTCGATGACactgaagatgatgaagatggtgATGAAGATGGACACAATCAGAAAACATCTTTGGATGATATGTCATTTGATGATCATCATCTAGTGGAGGATCAACATGTCATGGACAACAGCACCTGCCCTGATCTCTTAGCATGGATTGAAGATGATGGTTTGAGATGGGCAACAGATAATGGATCATCTGGGGACGTCAAAGAAGGTAATTCGGCAGGCCACTCGACTCAACCATCAACCCCAAGATCTGATGATAGTCCTCTATCATCAGAAAAAATGTTCTGTAATCTCTATCCATGGACTGAAAAATATGAATTCAGACAGCAAACAGAATATCAATCCTCCAGGGACATCGAAGAAACAGCTCAAGAAACCTTTGAATCGATGGAAGATGGCAGCACAAAGCGACCGTTGATCAAAGAAGGCAATTGGGGTCATTCAACACAACCGTCGACCCCCAGAGCAGATGACGATAATCGTCTGTCATCGGTTATTAGTCTTCTCTCACCTGAAGTAACCAAATCAAGCATTTGGACAGTCGACGATGATCACCCATCGATGATCAGTCTCATCTCTCCCTCAGTCTGCAAAATCCGTTCTGGTAATAAGCGAGcattagatcatacagacatcaTTGATCTCACATACTCGCCGAAATCAATGTGTGATAATGTTTATATCATTGGATGA
- the LOC131253566 gene encoding CBL-interacting protein kinase 18-like, with translation MDNKGSILMQRYELGRLLGQGTFAKVYYARNIETGQSVAIKVIDKEKVLKVGMIDQIKREISVMRLVRHPNVVQLYEVMATKAKIYFVMEYVKGGELFNKVAKGKLKEDVARKYIQQLISAVDYCHSRGVYHRDLKPENLLLDENENLKVSDFGLSALAECKRQDGLLHTTCGTPAYVAPEVINRKGYDGAKADIWSCGVILFVLLAGYLPFQDSNLMELYRKIGKAEFKFPNWFSSDVRRLLLRILDPNPSTRISISKIMESSWFKRGYDGKSRKNRKNEIEIEESTPLDTDAIFGPCDGGTAEGKAAEDKAEMANLANLNAFDIISLSAGFDLSGLFEEKECKREARFTSKQSASTIISKLEDIAKRLKLKVRKRDEGVLKMESTKEGRKGVLSIDAEIFEVTPTFHLVEMKKSNGDTLEYQKLWKKDMRPALKDIVWAWQGEQQQQESS, from the coding sequence ATGGATAATAAAGGGAGCATTTTGATGCAAAGGTATGAGTTGGGGAGGTTATTAGGGCAAGGCACCTTTGCCAAGGTTTACTATGCCAGGAACATTGAAACAGGCCAGAGCGTTGCCATTAAGGTGATTGACAAAGAGAAGGTCTTGAAGGTTGGGATGATTGATCAGATCAAGCGTGAGATATCAGTTATGAGATTGGTCAGACACCCAAATGTTGTTCAGCTCTATGAGGTCATGGCCACAAAAGCCAAGATCTACTTTGTTATGGAATATGTGAAAGGTGGCGAGCTCTTTAACAAGGTAGCGAAGGGCAAGCTCAAGGAGGATGTCGCACGTAAGTACATTCAGCAGTTGATCAGTGCCGTCGATTACTGCCACAGCAGGGGTGTTTATCACAgagatctaaagcctgaaaaccTGCTACTAGATGAGAATGAGAATCTAAAGGTTTCAGATTTTGGCTTGAGTGCCCTCGCAGAATGTAAGCGGCAGGATGGGTTGCTCCACACTACTTGCGGAACCCCAGCTTATGTTGCTCCTGAAGTTATTAACAGAAAAGGGTACGATGGCGCGAAAGCTGACATTTGGTCTTGTGGGGTGATCTTATTTGTTCTTCTGGCTGGCTATCTTCCTTTCCAGGACTCAAATCTGATGGAGCTGTACAGGAAGATCGGGAAAGCGGAGTTTAAATTCCCCAACTGGTTTTCATCTGATGTGCGTAGGCTGCTATTGAGGATCTTGGATCCAAATCCCAGCACAAGGATTTCAATTTCCAAGATCATGGAAAGTTCTTGGTTCAAGAGGGGGTACGACGGAAAATCAAGGAAGAACAGGAAGAACGAGATTGAAATAGAGGAATCGACTCCCTTGGACACCGATGCAATCTTCGGCCCTTGCGATGGTGGCACCGCAGAGGGTAAGGCAGCTGAGGATAAGGCAGAGATGGCGAATCTTGCAAACCTGAATGCATTCGATATCATCTCCCTTTCCGCAGGCTTCGACCTCTCTGGCTTGTTTGAGGAAAAGGAGTGTAAGAGGGAAGCCCGGTTCACTTCCAAGCAGTCTGCCTCAACCATAATCTCGAAGCTGGAGGATATCGCAAAGCGGTTGAAGctgaaagtgaggaagagagacgAAGGGGTGCTGAAGATGGAGAGCACCAAGGAAGGGAGGAAGGGGGTGCTCTCAATCGACGCTGAGATATTCGAGGTGACACCAACATTCCATCTGGTGGAGATGAAGAAGTCGAACGGCGATACGTTGGAATATCAGAAGTTGTGGAAAAAAGATATGAGGCCCGCACTCAAGGACATTGTTTGGGCTTGGCAAGGTGAGCAGCAACAACAGGAGTCGTCTTGA